Proteins encoded by one window of Gemmatimonadota bacterium:
- a CDS encoding single-stranded DNA-binding protein encodes MASLNKVILIGNLGADPEMRYTPAGRAVVNFRMATTRQWNTQDGERREETEWHRIVAFSKLAEICGQYLKKGAPVYVEGRLQTRSWEDQNGMKRYMTEIVANEMQMLSARQQNELASDAPGGTKSTATEVPPSSPESDSDDDLPF; translated from the coding sequence ATGGCCAGTTTGAATAAAGTCATTCTGATCGGTAATCTCGGCGCGGATCCCGAGATGAGGTATACGCCTGCCGGCCGGGCCGTGGTCAACTTCCGCATGGCCACGACGCGCCAGTGGAACACGCAGGACGGAGAACGGCGGGAAGAAACGGAATGGCACCGTATCGTGGCCTTTTCGAAACTGGCGGAGATCTGCGGCCAGTATCTCAAGAAAGGCGCGCCGGTGTATGTCGAAGGACGGTTGCAGACCCGTTCCTGGGAGGATCAGAACGGGATGAAACGGTACATGACCGAGATCGTGGCGAACGAGATGCAAATGCTGAGTGCCCGCCAGCAGAATGAGCTTGCATCGGACGCGCCCGGAGGAACCAAAAGCACGGCGACGGAAGTGCCGCCTTCTTCGCCCGAGTCCGATTCCGACGACGATCTTCCGTTTTGA
- a CDS encoding response regulator transcription factor, translating into MDELRSRGFRHAPAVIVLTGCDAIGDLDVTRGIDDFICAPYNVREFDLRIKNVLWRRHSVQIQDMIVWGDLLINLGNYEVTIRGKAIDLTLKEYELLKHLARHRGRVFTRDELLTAVWGYDYFSGTRTVDVHVRRLRMKIERHGVHIITTVRGVGYKFGD; encoded by the coding sequence ATGGACGAACTGCGGTCGCGCGGGTTCCGGCACGCCCCCGCGGTCATCGTCCTGACCGGCTGTGACGCCATCGGCGACCTCGACGTCACCCGGGGAATCGACGATTTCATCTGCGCGCCATACAACGTCCGCGAGTTCGATCTTCGCATCAAGAACGTCCTCTGGCGGCGCCACAGCGTGCAGATCCAGGACATGATCGTATGGGGCGACCTGCTGATCAACCTGGGCAACTACGAAGTCACGATCCGGGGCAAGGCGATCGACCTGACCCTCAAGGAGTACGAGTTGCTCAAGCACCTGGCCCGGCACAGGGGACGGGTGTTTACGCGGGACGAGTTGCTGACCGCCGTCTGGGGATACGATTATTTCAGCGGTACGAGGACGGTGGACGTGCACGTGAGACGGCTGCGCATGAAGATCGAACGCCACGGCGTGCATATCATCACGACCGTCCGGGGCGTCGGCTACAAGTTCGGAGATTGA
- a CDS encoding YjgP/YjgQ family permease yields the protein MTLPVHLYRYVFKAHVGPFLFSFVVITFILVMDIIFQIADLIIGKNLDLFIVLEVFFLNLAWIVAVSIPMSVLVASLMAFGRLSADNEVTALKAGGVSFFQMVSPVLAAGILLGSGHLFFMDVILPEANYRARSLMNDIHRARPTLLFNANIFMKDIPGYSILIDRVNPRNNEISGITIYETGNLSYPRLMTAESGEFHVNETGSRLDLMLYDGELLQQDESSGRYFKEIFERQRFTIRTEPAGVQRSEAGIRGDRELNIEMMRARIDEWQQEIDAASAKLVPGPVLPEAKADSLEAARDRAERTVSLRQRQKNSYIVEIHKKYAISAACFVFVLIGAPLGVRIRRGSIGVSVGVSLCFFLLYWACLLGGEELADRDMIDPVWAMWAANIVIGVPGAFLVWVTGRDRI from the coding sequence ATGACCCTCCCGGTTCACCTCTACCGATACGTGTTCAAGGCGCACGTCGGTCCCTTTCTTTTCTCCTTCGTGGTCATCACGTTCATCCTCGTGATGGACATCATATTTCAGATCGCCGACCTCATCATCGGCAAGAACCTCGACCTGTTCATCGTGCTCGAGGTTTTTTTCCTCAACCTGGCCTGGATCGTCGCCGTATCGATCCCCATGTCCGTGCTGGTCGCCAGCCTCATGGCCTTCGGCCGGCTTTCGGCCGATAACGAGGTCACCGCGCTCAAGGCAGGCGGCGTCAGTTTCTTCCAGATGGTCTCGCCGGTCCTGGCAGCGGGAATCCTACTGGGGAGCGGCCACCTGTTCTTCATGGACGTCATACTGCCCGAAGCCAACTACCGGGCGCGTTCGCTCATGAACGATATCCACCGTGCGCGTCCCACGTTACTCTTCAACGCAAACATATTCATGAAGGACATTCCGGGATACAGCATCCTGATCGACCGGGTCAACCCGAGAAACAACGAAATCTCCGGTATCACCATCTACGAGACGGGGAACCTGAGCTACCCGCGCCTCATGACGGCTGAGTCCGGTGAATTCCACGTCAACGAGACGGGCAGCCGGCTCGATCTCATGCTGTACGACGGAGAACTGCTTCAGCAGGACGAATCTTCGGGGCGCTATTTCAAAGAGATCTTCGAGCGGCAGCGGTTCACGATCCGCACCGAACCGGCCGGCGTCCAGCGATCGGAGGCGGGGATCCGGGGCGACCGCGAGCTGAACATCGAGATGATGCGCGCCAGAATCGATGAATGGCAACAGGAGATCGACGCAGCATCCGCAAAACTGGTACCCGGCCCGGTTCTCCCGGAGGCAAAGGCGGATTCCCTCGAGGCGGCGAGGGACCGGGCGGAGCGGACGGTATCGCTGAGGCAGCGGCAGAAGAACAGCTACATCGTGGAGATCCACAAGAAGTACGCCATTTCAGCGGCCTGTTTCGTCTTCGTGCTGATCGGCGCGCCGCTGGGGGTTCGCATCCGCCGCGGAAGCATCGGCGTCAGCGTGGGCGTCAGCCTGTGCTTCTTCTTGCTGTACTGGGCCTGTCTGCTCGGCGGTGAAGAACTGGCGGACCGCGACATGATCGATCCCGTCTGGGCGATGTGGGCGGCGAATATCGTCATCGGCGTTCCCGGCGCCTTCCTGGTCTGGGTTACCGGCCGGGACCGCATCTGA